In Gossypium arboreum isolate Shixiya-1 chromosome 6, ASM2569848v2, whole genome shotgun sequence, the following are encoded in one genomic region:
- the LOC108484273 gene encoding putative E3 ubiquitin-protein ligase RING1a, producing the protein MPAQKPSSEAVFTSEGRDLLLLDQSIYNHEQQPVETEDAADESDRCPSPCNENEQDHVIVKLSDVRKEVQCPICLGIIRKTRTVMECLHRFCRECIDKSMRMGNNECPACRTHCASRRSLRDDPNYDSLIAALYPDIDKHEEEELTLHEEEKARNKQIQASIAQTLHRQLEVLGRKRTVKANASATMRRSNCRYQRRRKYRTSEPQESDNNEDTNENGSTGSSLADEDLTEVKPKRLKRWEGRCSQPSSAASADGVGDENDSEVNRESLGVSAALSPSERLHLGASGIRSHTAYGSLSGDENDSEVNRESLGLFAALNGLSERLHWGAGGMRSNTRHGSLSGGNGKKARNSRLPKLVDCLQNLEEKDDELDIHLMLVSIDEQRIPCLQRPYLCCRPTLLVRHLCKYVALQTALQASEIEIYLVKELYSTVNMSTSKITKPGLVESVRDKLQVLKEEETLGGLGRQTSSHSHLILAYQKKENRNGQCQV; encoded by the exons GCTCAGAAGCCTTCTTCCGAAGCCGTCTTCACATCAGAAGGCCGCGATCTCCTGCTTCTCGATCAGAGTATTTACAACCATGAACAACAGCCCGTAGAAACCGAAGATGCTGCTGATG AATCTGATCGCTGCCCTTCTCCTTGTAACGAGAATGAACAAGA TCAtgttatagtaaaattatctgaCGTACGTAAGGAAGTGCAGTGCCCAATCTGCCTGG GGATCATTCGCAAAACTAGAACTGTAATGGAATGCTTACATCGCTTCTGTAGAGAATGCATTGACAAATCTATGCGCATGGG GAACAATGAATGCCCTGCTTGCCGCACACATTGTGCTAGTCGCCGGTCTTTGAGAGATGATCCTAACTATGATTCCCTAATCGCAGCCTTATATCCAGATATCGACAAACATGAGGAAGAG GAATTGACTTTGCATGAGGAGGAGAAAGCTCGGAATAAACAG ATCCAAGCTTCAATCGCCCAGACCTTGCATCGGCAATTAGAAGTTCTGGGTAGGAAGCGAACAGTTAAAGCCAATGCGTCTGCAACTATGAGGAGATCAAACTGCCGCTATCAAAGGAGGAGAAAATATCGAACTTCTGAACCTCAAGAGTCTGATAATAACGAGGATACCAATGAAAATGGAAGCACGGGTTCATCTTTGGCTGATGAGGATCTTACTGAGGTCAAACCAAAGAGATTGAAGAGATGGGAGGGTCGGTGTTCTCAGCCTTCATCAGCTGCTAGTGCAGACGGGGTTGGTGATGAAAATGATTCTGAAGTGAATAGAGAATCCTTGGGTGTATCTGCTGCACTTAGTCCCTCAGAAAGGCTTCACTTGGGAGCAAGTGGTATTCGCAGTCACACAGCATATGGCAGTTTGAGTGGTGACGAAAATGATTCTGAAGTTAATAGAGAATCTTTGGGCTTGTTTGCAGCTCTTAATGGCCTCTCTGAAAGGCTTCATTGGGGAGCAGGCGGCATGCGCAGTAACACAAGACATGGCAGTTTGAGTGGTGGAAATGGAAAGAAAGCCCGAAACAGCCGCCTCCCAAAGTTGGTGGATTGTCTCCAGAACCTAGAGGAGAAGGATGATGAG CTGGATATCCACCTGATGCTTGTTTCAATTGATGAACAAAGAATACCCTGTTTACAGCGGCCTTACCTTTGCTGCAGGCCTACGTTGTTGGTTAGACACCTGTGCAAG TATGTAGCTCTTCAAACTGCTTTACAAGCCAGTGAAATCGAAATATACTTGGTAAAAGAGTTATATTCTACGGTCAACATGTCAACCTCTAAGATTACCAAGCCCGGTTTAGTTGAATCAGTCAGAGATAAGTTGCAAGTATTAAAAGAGGAAGAAACTTTGGGTGGACTTGGACGTCAAACTTCCAGTCATAGCCATTTG ATTCTTGCATATCAGAAAAAGGAGAATAGAAATGGACAATGTCAAGTTTAG